Proteins from a genomic interval of Betaproteobacteria bacterium:
- a CDS encoding PA0069 family radical SAM protein produces the protein MPLRTVSGNHAAPCKGRGATSNPEGRFEQVTRETFDDGWARADEDGPPAPATVVTEERAKSIIARNDSPDVPFTQSINPYRGCEHGCVYCYARPSHAFLNLSPGLDFETRLFAKVNAAEVLRAELARPGYVCEPIALGANTDPYQPIEREYRITRSVIEVLAAHDHPLTIVTKNALVERDLDLLAPLAEKRLVRVFLSIATLDHDVARHMEPRTSAPRRRLETVRRLAASGVPTGVIVAPVVPFLTDHDIERVLAEAAQAGATSAGYVLLRLPFEVKGIFEKWLAARFPLRAAHVMSRVHAMRDGRANDPQFGSRMKGTGRFAELLGQRFERAASRLGLDRDRPPLDTTLFRRPGARPQLELF, from the coding sequence ATGCCGCTGCGTACTGTCTCCGGCAACCATGCCGCACCGTGCAAGGGTCGCGGCGCGACGTCGAATCCCGAGGGCCGTTTCGAGCAGGTAACGCGGGAAACGTTCGACGATGGCTGGGCGCGCGCAGATGAGGACGGGCCGCCGGCGCCGGCGACCGTCGTCACCGAGGAGCGTGCGAAGTCGATCATCGCCCGCAACGACTCGCCCGACGTTCCGTTCACGCAATCCATCAATCCCTACCGCGGCTGCGAGCACGGCTGCGTGTACTGCTACGCGCGTCCCAGTCACGCGTTCCTCAATCTCTCGCCCGGGCTCGACTTCGAAACGCGCCTCTTCGCCAAGGTGAACGCGGCCGAGGTGCTGCGTGCGGAACTGGCGAGGCCCGGCTACGTCTGCGAACCGATCGCGCTCGGCGCCAACACCGACCCCTATCAGCCGATCGAGCGCGAATACCGCATCACGCGGTCGGTGATCGAGGTGCTCGCCGCACACGATCATCCCCTGACCATCGTCACCAAGAACGCGCTGGTCGAGCGCGACCTCGATCTGCTGGCGCCGCTCGCGGAGAAGCGACTGGTGCGCGTTTTTCTCTCCATCGCGACGCTCGACCACGACGTGGCGCGCCACATGGAACCGCGCACGTCCGCCCCGCGGCGGCGGCTGGAGACGGTGCGGCGGCTCGCGGCATCGGGTGTCCCGACCGGGGTCATCGTGGCGCCGGTGGTGCCCTTCCTGACCGATCACGACATCGAGCGCGTGCTCGCAGAGGCGGCGCAGGCGGGCGCCACCTCCGCTGGCTATGTGCTGCTGCGGCTGCCTTTCGAGGTCAAGGGGATCTTCGAGAAGTGGCTCGCCGCGCGCTTCCCGCTGCGGGCGGCACACGTGATGAGCCGGGTGCACGCGATGCGCGACGGCCGGGCCAACGATCCGCAGTTCGGTAGCCGCATGAAGGGGACCGGCCGTTTTGCCGAGTTGCTGGGACAGCGCTTCGAGCGCGCCGCATCGCGGCTTGGCCTCGATCGCGATCGCCCGCCCCTCGACACCACGCTCTTCCGGCGTCCCGGGGCGAGGCCGCAGCTGGAGCTTTTCTGA